The nucleotide window CGGAAACGACCGGGCTCAGCCATGGGGCGGGCAATATGATTTTCATGATCGGGACGGCACAGCTAAGCGAAGAGGAGATCATCGTCGATCAATTTTTCTTGCCGGGACCGGAACATGAAATCGCGTTTTACCACCATTTTTTAATGAACAAAACGTCCTTGCACGCCCTCGTGACCTATAATGGCAAAGCGTTCGATTGGCCACAGCTAAAAACGCGGCACACGTTACTGCGCGAAGAACTGCCAACGTTGCCTGCTTTTGGGCATTTCGATCTTTTGCACGCGGCCAGACGCTTGTTTAAGCATGAGTTGGCTTCATGTCGTTTAAACATCGTGGAAGAAGAGATTCTCGGATTTGTAAGAGATGACGATATACCGGGTTATTTGGCCCCCATGTTTTATCAGGATTTCCTCTCCGAAGGAGAACCATCCTATATCGAAGGTGTATTTCACCATAACGAGCAAGATTTATTATCGCTCATTAGCCTATACATCAAACTTTCGGGAAGGGTTCTGAATGGGGGGACGACAGCCAAAGAAACCTATGAAATCGCTCGCTGGTGGCGGGATACGAAGCACTATGCACGTGCAATGGATACGTACGCCGAAGTAAACGATCAAAACGATTGGTATGAACATGCTCTTTACGAACGAGGCCATCTTCTTAAGAAAACAAACCGGCATGCCGACAGTATTGATCTTTTCCAAAAGGTTTGGGCCATGCAAGGACGCTTGGCCCCTAACGCAGCAGAGGCGCTCGCGATCTGGTACGAACACCATAAAAAAGATTACGTCCGCGCCTATTATTACAGCAAGCGCGGGCAGGCAAAAACTCAAAATCGGGATGCAAAAAGCGATGCATGGGAACATCGGCTGGAGAGGTTGAGAAGGAAATTGGGAAATGAAGCTGCATTTCCGGGGTGATTATTTCCCGGGGAAGCGCATAATTCGCTAAAATAATGATTTTGTATGTGAAATTATCGCGACTGCTGTCAATGTATCGGAGATTTTTCAGTGAAAGCGCCTATAAAAAATAGGTGCTTGCATTATTCCTCCAATCACCTATTCCTCATAAGTTATTAGTAGCCCTAAAATAAAGGAGGAATTGGTGTAATGGGTTATAATAATTTCAATAATAATCATCATTGCGGCAATAACCATTCGCAAATGAAACCGATGCAGCATTGCCAGCAAAAACCGGTTGTTTTGCCTGCCGTCGTCCATCCGCCGAAATGCAACGTCACACACAGCAAGCAGGAATATGTTGTGCCTGAAGTGCATCCGTCGCACACTACGCATGTTCACAATGACGTCTACAAACACGTACACAGTTATCCACACAGTCAGGATCAAGTTGCCGATGCGCACTCAGAGCATTTTCATTGCCCGCCGAAGCAACAACACGGGTATGGGCAACAGTGTAATCGTCCTTGGTAGTTCATTGGCTGACTTTGATATGAACGTTGTCTCTCCCATTCCTGGTTTCCCATATACCCGGCAGATTGATTTTCTGCCGGGATTATTATATGGCATCAACAGCAAATTGACATTTCCCGCGTCTTCTGAAAAAATAAGGATAAGATTGAGAATACTAGCGCGGGGTGTGTACGATGCCAGCAAACGTTCAATTAGAAGCAAAAGAGATCCTTGAAAAAGAATTTAAGACGAGCATGAAAGGTTATAACAAAGAAGAAGTAGATCAATTCTTAGATACGGTCATCCAAGACTATGAACGATTTCGGGAACAGGTTGACAAGTTGGAGAAGGAAGTAGAGCAATTGCGCAAAATGCAATCATCAACCCTTACCCAACGCTCCCAACGCTCGCAAACGGAACCGGTGGAAGAAGCCCCGGCAACGAGCCGGGCATCGGCTGCGGATCCATCAGCGGCCGGGTCAACCAATTATGATATATTAAAGCGTATTTCCAATCTGGAAAAAGAAGTGTTTGGGAAGAAACTATCTGAATGACGACCGCCCAAGTGGTTCATGTCTATGTCGATGCAGCTTGTAACGGGGATCCCGGTACATGCGGATACGGCCTTTTTATGAAGCATCCAAGTGGGCAAGTGGAAAGAGAAATGGAAGTTTCACAGTTAACGCATATCCACGAAGCGGAATTTGCGGCTCTTTATGAAGGGTTGAAATGGGCGAGACGTTTTGGCTATCATCAAGGTCGCTTTTTCACGGATTCGCAACTTGTTTTTGATGCAGTGAATCAGGGAGCGGTGAAACGCTCCCGTTACAAGCATTTTCTGGATGAAATTTTACTATTAAGTGCCGACTTTTCCCTGTTCATCGTGGATTGGCTCCCCACGCGTGCAAACAAAGAAGCCGATCGTTTGGCAAAAAAGGCTTGTTTTTATTCATGACCCCATGTTGCATAAATAGGCAAAGCGCGTTATAATACAGCTTGGTACACGCTGAAAATGTTCGGGCAATCGCTCTGTTCATCCTGGACAGAGAGGAAAGTCCATGCTCGCACAACCTTAAAGGGTTGTAACGATCGTGCCTGACGAAACCATAAGTCAGGGCAGTCCGGCCATCCGGGCTGACGGCGCAAGGGACACCTACGTTCTTTTTTAGGAATACGGTTATCCTTCTGAAAGTGCCACAGTGACGAAGTCTTCGTGGAAACGCGAAGAGTGGAACGCGGTAAACCCCGCGAGCGAGTAACCCAAAATTATGGTAGGGGCACTTTCCCTGTTGGAAACGGCAGGGAGAGGCGATTGATTCGCAGATAGATGATTGCCATCGCCGTGCAAGGTGAACAGCCGCAGCACGTCGATACAGAACATGGCTTACAGAACGTTTTCAGCCTCTGGGAGGACCCCGTATACGGGGTTTTTTGCTTATAGGATGGATTTCCTTGCATCTAGCTTTGACAACACCAACGAAAAATGCTTATGTGCCAGTCTTTTTCCGTTATTAAGCAGTCCCTACATAAATTGGCGAAAAGCCAAGTTTTCTAATAAATATGGACATGAAAGGATTCAATTCATGGGAGCATATACATATATTGCAACGGCAACGATGGGACTTGAAAGCCTCGTTGCCAAAGAAGTGCAAAAGCTCGGATACGAAACGACGGTTGAAAACGGAAAAGTGATGTTTGAAGGGGACGAAAAGGCTCTTTGCCGGGCAAATCTTTGGTTAAGGACGGCAGATCGGGTGAAACTTAAAATCGGGGGCTTCACTGCGACATCTTTTGATGAATTGTTTGAGGGAACGAAGGCCTTGCCGTGGGAAGCAATTATCCCCGTCTACGGCACTTTTCCCGTTGTCGGACGCTCGGTGAAATCCCAACTTTACAGCGTCCCCGATTGTCAACGAATCGTGAAAAAAGCGGTTGTGGAGCGTTTGAAACAAACGTATAACCAATCATGGTTTAATGAAGATGGCCCTCTTTTTAAAATTGAGGTCGCGCTGTTAAAAGATGAAGTCACTCTTACGATCGACACGACAGGAGACGGGTTGCATAAGCGGGGATACCGGCGCCTGCATGGCGAAGCACCGCTAAAAGAAACGTTGGCTACTGCCATGATTCAATTAACGAATTGGCAACCCGATTCCGATATGGCATTCCTTGACCCTTTCTGCGGTTCCGGAACGATTCCGATTGAAGCCGCGCTGATGGCTAAAAACATCGCTCCCGGCTTGGAACGGGGGTTTCAGTCTGAGCAATGGCCGTTGATTGACGAAAAGACATGGGCAGAGGCGAGGGAAGAAGCCCGTGACCTTGCCCGAAACACGATTCGCCCCGCCATATACGGAAGCGATCGGAATCGAGAAATGACAGCACTTGCCGCTGAGAATGCAACGCTCGCAGGCGTTAAAGAGATTGAGTGGAGAACGAAAAACGTGAAAGACCTTCAGCGCTTGGCCGAACGCGGAGCACTAGTTTGCAACCCTCCTTATGGGACGAGACTGGAGGAGAAGGATACCATTCGTACCCTTTATGAAACCCTCGGCCGTGTGAGCACGAATTATTTTCAAGGTTGGTCCGTGTACGTACTTACCGCAAACGAACAGTTTGAACAATTTTATGGACAGAAGGCCACAAAAAAACGAAAGTTGTTTAACGGAAACATAAAAACCGACTATTATCAGTTTTGGGCGAAAAGATAACCTGTTTCACAATGTTCGTATAAGCGTCACAGGACGTGGTTGTCAAAGTTAGATGCAAGGAAATCCATCCTATAAGCAAAAAAATCCTTGCACTTCTGGCAACGTACGGAGGGATGACGCTGCAATGACGAAGACAACAAAACGGACGCGTCAAGCCCCCGCAGCGCCGGTTTTGCGCGAAGAGGCTTGGCCGTTCGTCCGCGGAAAGCGAAGCCATGGAAGCGCCATCCCGGCTTCAACTGATAGCTGCAAGTTGTTCAGCAATCCATAATTATTCACTTATATCAACCATAGATTTTGGTGAAGACCCTAATTTTTAACAGGAAAAATTGCATGTATAATCTAACAGCTCTGTGCGTACAATAGCTTTGTTACCACTATTGTAAGGGGAGGAAAAATTGTTGTACGCACAGCTTTGTTTTAAAGAACGTTCGCATACTTACGCGCAAATCACACGCATCCAATCCGCTATCAAGCACACGGAAGAACAACTGCACCACTTGCCTGCACTCGAAAATGACGAAAGGGAAAAAGTGAAAGCGGCTGTGTATGACGCGTACCTTCGCACTGATAAAGCGCTTTACTATGAACTGGAAATCAACCAAAAAGGATGACTGTCGTTTTTCGGCAGTTTTTTTGTTTGGCAACGAATAGGAGCGGGTAGGGGAATGAAGTGAAGAGGCAGGTGATAGTAGTAAATGATTACATTCAACGATATATCGAAAACGTTTCCCGGAAAAATCGAAGCGGTAAAAAACCTTCATTTCCAAGTGGAAAAAGGAGAATTTTTTGCCCTCATCGGACCGAGCGGTTGCGGGAAAACAACGAGCGTAAAGATGATCAATCGCCTCGTGGAACCGACAGAGGGGGGCATTTCCATCGATGGAAAAGACATTCGTGATTTTAATCGCCAGGAACTGCGGTGGAATATCGGATATGTGCTGCAACAAATCGGGCTGTTCCCGACGATGACGGTTTCGGAAAATATAGCGGTCGTTCCGGAGATGAAAAAATGGGGGAAAAAGGAAACAAGAAAACGAATCGATGAATTGTTGGAAATGGTCGGATTAAACCCGGATACATATCGAAACCGTCGGCCGGATGAGCTTTCCGGCGGCGAACAACAGCGGGTAGGCGTGATACGAGCGTTGGCCGGGGATCCTGATATTTTGCTTATGGACGAGCCTTTCAGTGCACTTGACCCAATCAGTCGCGAACACTTGCAAAAAGACGTCGCCAAACTTCAGGAGAACATAAAGAAAACCATCGTTTTTGTCACCCATGACATCGAAGAGGCGATGCTGCTTGCTGATCGCATATGTTTGATGAGAGAAGGGGAGGCTGTACAAATTGGAACTCCATCGGAACTTCGACACTCGCCCGCGGACACGTTTGTCAAAAAGTTTATCGGCGATCGTGGCTTGGATGTATGGAACACGCCAATATCAGAAGTGATGGAAACCAACAGCATGCATATGGTCGGAGAGACGATGATTCATGTGCCAACTTCCCCTGCGCCATTATATGTATTTGGCGATCAACGGCGTTTTCTCGGCCGTTTGGACCCGTCGGGAAACGTTACGACCCATGCCCCTATGATTTCCCCGGAGCTCCCTTTGCATGAAGTTGTCCCTGCCGTGGAAGCCTCCGATTTCGATGCGCTTCCCGTTGTTGATAATGACAAACTCATTGGTATATTGAGTTACCGAAGCATTGTCACATACATCCACGCCAACCGAACGGAAGCGGGGGGATTATTATGACAGATGCAATACGGGAGCTTTTATACCTATTCGCCGATCAACAAGAATCACTTGTAGAATCGCTCTGGGAACATGTGCAAATGTCTTTGATTTCCCTTTTATGCGCAATTCTCATTGCCGTTCCCCTCGGTATTTTCCTTACGCGCACACGACGGCTCGCCGAACCGGTCATTGGCGTTGCAGCTATCCTGCAGACAATCCCGAGCCTTGCGCTCCTCGGATTTATGATTATTTTTTTCGGGATCGGAACGGTGCCTGCCATTATCGCGCTTACCGCATATGCGCTTCTTCCGATACTCCGCAATACATACACGGGCATTCGCGAAATTGATCCGTCCATTAAGGAAGCGGCTACCGGAATGGGGATGAGTCCCGCGAGAAGACTTCGAAAAGTGGAATTGCCGATGGCAATGCCGGTTGTAATGGCAGGGATTCGCACATCAATGGTCCTGATCATCGGCACAGCCACATTGGCAGCCTTAATCGGTGCAGGCGGTCTTGGTGATTTGATTATGACCGGCATCCAGCGGGCGGATCAATCCTATATACTACTCGGGGCAATCCCAGCCGCGATATTAGCCTTACTGTTTGATTTTGTCTTACGGTGGACGGAAAAGGCAAAGCGTTCATTTATGACGTTCTCGATCGTTATGGGAGCTGCTTTCTTGATTGTGATTGCGCCGGCCATCGTGTCCACACAGCAAGAGGACATCGTTGTTGGCGGAAAACTTGATGCCGAACCGGAGATATTGGCCAATATGTACAAACGCTTGATCGAAAAAAATACTGATTTAAGTGTCGATGTACAGGCAGGGCTGGGCGGTACAGACATCGTGTTCGATGCCCTTCTTGTCGGAGATATCGACATTTATCCGGAATTCACGGGGACCGCTTATGTGGATCTTTTAGAGGAAGATCCATCGGGCATGAACGAAGAAGAAGTGTATGAAGCGACAAAAGAGGGAATAGAAGAAGCATACAATGTCATTTATCTCGATCCCATGGCTTACAATAATACGTATGCGTTAGCGGTAAGCGAAACCATCGGGGAAGAATATGAACTAGAGACGGTGTCTGATTTGGAATCCTATCAACATGCGTTGACTGCCGGTTTTACTTTTGAGTTTCTCGACCGGCCCGATGACGGGTATGAATCTGTTGTTGATACGTACGGGTTTGAATTGGCCGACGTGAATGGCCTCGATCCCGGACTTCGTTCGCAAGCCGTTGAAGAAGGGGAAGTGGAAGTCATCGATGCCTATTCCACAGATGCTTATCTCGTTGAATATGATATGATTGTTTTGGAGGATGATGAGGAATTATTCCCACCATATCAAGGAGCGCCTTTAATGCGAGAGGACGTTTTGCATGAGCATCCTGAATTGGAAGAGATTTTAAACACGCTCGCCGGGGAAATTAGCGATGAAGACATGCAAGAAATGAATTACCTCGTGGATTATGAGGATGCGAACCCGGAAGAAGTCGCGGAAGACTATTTACAAGAAAACGGGTTTTTGCAATAAGCGCAAGGAGGAACGACGATGACAACAATTTCTAATCCGTCTCAAGAAGAAATCGGCCAAATATTAAAGGATGCCAAACGCATTGCTGTTGTCGGTTTATCCGATAACCCAGAGCGCACGTCTCACGAAGTTTCAAAAGTGATGCAAGAAGCAGGTTATGAAATTATTCCCGTCAATCCTAAAGTGGATGAAGTTCTTGGGGAAAAAGCGGTTTCCTCGCTTAGTGAAATCGAGGAACCGATTGATATTGTGAATGTGTTTCGACGCAGCGAATTTGTGCCGGCCATTGCCGAAGAAGCCGCGCAAACGGATGCAAATGTTTTTTGGACGCAACTTGGCGTCGTCAACAAGGAAGGGTATACAATAGCAAAAAATAGCGGTAAAATCGTTGTGATGGACCGATGCATTAAAGTGGAGCATCGTTTGACGCAGTGAGGAATGATTGCCGTAGCTACCAGAATATAATGGGGACGCGCAATTTTGTGTTCCCATTTGCCTTTATTTGAGCCGTTGGAGCAAAACCGTGCAGCTGTTTGTTACGGTTTTTTTTGTTGTTGAAAAAAAAGCTGAGTTGACAGTTTCGAAAAGCATTGTCAAAATCAGTGTAAGACAAACGCATTGATGAACATACGGATGTTTCAGCGATCCGCTATGCAAAAAAGTTTTCACATCAACACGCGCAGCACTTGAAAACATATGTTCTATGCTTTATTGTAGATAAGAGATAATTAGATCGAAAGTTGGTACATACGGGAAAGGGGTCTCGGACATTCGTGGACGACATCAAACACACACTCGAGTATAATGACGACGCCATTCAAGTGCTTGAAGGCTTGGAGGCTGTGCGAAAAAGACCCGGCATGTATGTCGGAAGCACCGATACACGCGGGTTGCATCATCTCATTGATGAAATTGTCGATAATGCCGTTGACGAGGCAATGGCCGGTTTCGGTGAACATATAGAGGTCACCTTGCATAGGGACGGAAGTGTTTCCGTAAGCGATGAAGGCCGCGGCATGCCCGTCGGAACACATCGGACAGGGCGGCCGACGCCTGAAGTGGTCATGACGGTACTGCATGCCGGCGGAAAATTCGGGCAAGGCGGCTATGCGACGAGCGGAGGACTCCATGGTGTGGGCGCTTCCGTTGTGAACGCGTTATCTTCCTGGCTCCATTTAACGATTTACCGGGATGGCCATCGCTATGAACAACGATTTGAAAATGGCGGCGTACCTGTCACAACGCTTGAAAAGAAAGGAAAAACGAAGAAAACAGGGACGCTCGTGCGTTTTCAACCGGATCCGAAAGTGTTTCAAGCCGTTTCCTTCCACAATGAGACATTGGCCGAGCGCTTGCGGGAAGCCGCGTTTCTTTTGGGCGGAACAGCGATTACCTTTACGGATGAACGAAGTGATCCAACACAAAGTGAAACATTCCAATATGAAACGGGACTTGAAGCTTTTGTTTCCTACTTGAACGAAGATAAAGAAACCTTGCATGAAGTCATTTCCTTCGATAGCTCCAATCAAGATATACATGTCACGTTTGCCTTTCAATTTAATGATGGGTACACCGAGAATATTTTATCCTTCGTGAATCACGTTCGCACAAGAGATGGAGGAACGCACGAGTTTGGGATGAAAACCGCCCTCACGCGTGCGTTGAACGAACATGCCCGGAAGCTGCAAATGATCAAGCCAAAAGATAAAAACTTGGACGGAAACGACATTCGTGAAGGGTTAACGGCGGTGTTATCCGTACATATTCCGGAGGCACTTTTGCAATTCGAGGGACAAACGAAAAGCAAACTGGGAACACCGGAAGCCCGTTCCGCCATCGACGCCTTTCTCTCGGATAAACTTGGGTATTTTTTTGAAGAAAGCCCGAAATTGAGCACGATGTTGATCCAAAAAGCCATCAAAGCCCAACAAGTCCGGGAGGCGGCGCGGAAAGCGCGAGAAGAGGCAAGAAGCGGCAAAAAGTCAAGGAAAAAAGAGGCTCTGCTGAGCGGAAAACTAACCCCCGCCCAATCCAAAAACCCGCAGCGAAATGAACTTTATCTCGTGGAAGGGGATTCCGCTGGGGGCTCTGCAAAGGAAGGGAGAGATCGTAAATTCCAGGCGGTTCTTCCCCTGCGCGGCAAAGTGATTAATACCGAAAAAGCGAAGCTCGACGACATCATGAAAAACGAAGAAATCCGCACGATCATCTACGCGATCGGAGCAGGTGCTGGGACGGATTTTTCCTTTGAAGATTGTAACTATGATAAAGTTGTGATCATGACGGATGCAGATACGGATGGTGCGCACATTCAAGTGTTGTTGCTGACGTTTTTTTACCGTTATATGCGACCGCTCGTGGAAGCGGGCAAAGTGTTCATTGCCTTGCCTCCCTTATACAAAGTGGAAAAAGGCAGCGGCGCAAAACGAAAAATGGAGTATGCGTGGGATGAAGAAGGTTTAAACGCGGCGATCAAAACCGTTGGGAAAGGGTACACGATTCAAAGGTACAAAGGTCTCGGCGAGATGAACCCGATCCAGTTATGGGAAACGACAATGAACCCGGATGGGCGCACGCTCATTCGCGTAAACGTTGAAGACCTTGCCAGGGCGGATAAACGCGTATCAACCTTAATGGGAGACAAAGTGGAGCCGAGACGGAAGTGGATCGAATCCAACGTTGCCTTCGGACTTGATGAAGAAACAAATATTATGGACAACGAGCAAATGTTGTTTGCGGAAGGAGAGGAAGACTACCGTGACTGAAGCTGAAAAATATTTGGACCTCCCGTTGGAAGAGGTCATTGGAGACCGGTTCGGCCGCTATAGCAAGTACATTATTCAGGAACGGGCTCTTCCGGATGCAAAAGATGGATTGAAACCTGTACAACGCCGGATTCTTTACGCCATGGTAAGAGACAACAATACCGCTGACAAACCTTTTCGCAAGGCGGCCAAAACGGTCGGGAATGTGATTGGCAACTATCACCCACATGGTGATTCTTCGGTTTACGAAGCATTGGTGCGCATGAGCCAACCCTGGAAAATTCGCCATGGCCTCGTGGAGATGCAAGGAAATAACGGCTCCATTGATGGGGACCCGCCGGCAGCTATGCGGTATACGGAAACCCGCATCTCTGCTTTAGCTCAAGAAATGCTTCGCGATATCGGGAAAGAGACGGTCGAGTTCATTCCGAATTTTGATGATACCGACGAAGAACCGGTCGTTCTGCCCGCTTATTTTCCAAATTTGCTCGTCAACGGATCCACCGGCATTTCTTCGGGCTATGCCACCGACATCCCTCCCCACAATCTTGGCGAGGTAACCGATGCGGCCATTCATTTGCTTGACCGGCCGGATTGCTCCCTCGAAGAAATTCTGTCCTTTATAAAAGGACCGGATTTTCCGGGTGGAGGAACCGTTCAAGGGACGCAAAACCTCAAGCAAGCCTATGAAACGGGCAAAGGGAAAGTCGTCGTACGGGGCACCGCGAACATCGAAACGTTGCGGGGCGGGAAGGAACAAATTGTCATTAGCGAGATTCCATATGAAGTGGTTAAGGCAGCCCTCGTGAAACGCATGGATGAAATTCGCTTTGATAAAAAAATTGATGGCATTGCGGAAGTTCGCGACGACACCGACCGCACCGGTTTGCAAATCGTTGTGGAGTTAAAAAAAGAAGCAGATGCACAAAGCATTTTGCATTACTTGTATAAGCATACGGACCTGCAAGTCACCTATCACTTGAACATGGTCGCGATCGCCGATAAAGCTCCGAAATTAATGGGATTAAAAGCATTATTATCCGCCTATATTGACCATCAAAAAGAAGTCGTAATTAATCGTAGCCGATATGAACTGGACCAAGCGACGAAGCGGCAACATATTGTGGAAGGGTTAATGAAAGCGGTCAGTGTGCTGGATGAACTTATCGCCCTTATCCGCCAATCGAAAGACAAGGCGGACGCGAAGCGAAATATCACCAACGCTTTCGGTTTCACCGACGTGCAAGCGGAGGCGATCGTAAATTTGCAGCTTTACCGTTTAACCAATACAGACGTTGCAACATTGGAGGAAGAAGCGGAAGCGTTAAAACAAACGATTCAACGCTTGAATGAAATTTTGGGAAGCTCTAAAAAGCTCGTCCAAACAATTAAAAAAGAATTAAAACAAATGAAGAAAAAATATGCGGATGACCGCCGAACAGTGATCGAAGAAAAGGTTGAAGAACTGAAAGTGGACATGCAAGTGATGGTCCCTGCCGAGGAAGTGATCGTAACGGTCTCCAGGGAGGGGTATGTTAAGCGCACGAGCCCACGTTCCTACAGTGCATCTATTGATGAGCGTCCGGGGATGAAAGACACGGATGACTTGCTATTTTTCGAGGAGATGAATACGACGGACACGTTACTGCTGTTCACTACACAAGGCCGTTATGTCTATATTCCCGTTCATCAACTCCCGGATATTCGCTGGAAAGACGACGGACAACATATCAGTAACCTTGTAACCCTTGCTGCGAATGACGGCATCGTACGCGCGATTCCGGTTCGTTCTTTCGATGAAGACCGTTACTTGATTTTCTTTACGAAAAACGGAATGGCCAAACGGTCGATGTTAAGCGATTATCAGGCACAGCGCTTCTCCAATGCGCTGGTCGCACTTAAGCTCAAGGAAGGGGATACGCTTCTTGATGTCGGACTTACGGATGGTTCCGGCGACATCTTTTTTGCCACGAAACAAGGGTATGGCCTTCGGTTTTCGGAATCGGATATTAATATTGTCGGGCAACGAGCTGCCGGCGTGAAAGGCATTGCGCTAAAAGACGGAGACGAAGCCGTGTCTGCGTTCGCTGTGCCTGCTGAGAATGCTGCATCCCTTTTTTCCGTTTCCCACCGGGGAGCAATAAAAAAGATGACGTGGGATCAATTCCCGAGAAGTTCCCGCGCGAAACGAGGCCTTACGATGTTGCGAGAGTTAAAAACGAATCCTC belongs to Salicibibacter cibi and includes:
- the parC gene encoding DNA topoisomerase IV subunit A — protein: MTEAEKYLDLPLEEVIGDRFGRYSKYIIQERALPDAKDGLKPVQRRILYAMVRDNNTADKPFRKAAKTVGNVIGNYHPHGDSSVYEALVRMSQPWKIRHGLVEMQGNNGSIDGDPPAAMRYTETRISALAQEMLRDIGKETVEFIPNFDDTDEEPVVLPAYFPNLLVNGSTGISSGYATDIPPHNLGEVTDAAIHLLDRPDCSLEEILSFIKGPDFPGGGTVQGTQNLKQAYETGKGKVVVRGTANIETLRGGKEQIVISEIPYEVVKAALVKRMDEIRFDKKIDGIAEVRDDTDRTGLQIVVELKKEADAQSILHYLYKHTDLQVTYHLNMVAIADKAPKLMGLKALLSAYIDHQKEVVINRSRYELDQATKRQHIVEGLMKAVSVLDELIALIRQSKDKADAKRNITNAFGFTDVQAEAIVNLQLYRLTNTDVATLEEEAEALKQTIQRLNEILGSSKKLVQTIKKELKQMKKKYADDRRTVIEEKVEELKVDMQVMVPAEEVIVTVSREGYVKRTSPRSYSASIDERPGMKDTDDLLFFEEMNTTDTLLLFTTQGRYVYIPVHQLPDIRWKDDGQHISNLVTLAANDGIVRAIPVRSFDEDRYLIFFTKNGMAKRSMLSDYQAQRFSNALVALKLKEGDTLLDVGLTDGSGDIFFATKQGYGLRFSESDINIVGQRAAGVKGIALKDGDEAVSAFAVPAENAASLFSVSHRGAIKKMTWDQFPRSSRAKRGLTMLRELKTNPHTLVSVIPADVNDTLMVKTEDNSIHAIPASGVRHYDRYQTGSYVIDTDASGIVRNVWAYIDHERPTE